One segment of Arcanobacterium haemolyticum DSM 20595 DNA contains the following:
- a CDS encoding Cys-Gln thioester bond-forming surface protein produces MNAKLDAKSRFGDVFKSSFIFVAAIVALVFGPLRAIAADADLYEAYQIGTEKESTNQFFMREVGKEEGKPVYCVNLHKERPPVKERLNSNTGKKEFPQYAKQDATSDFARYTDGDKSSLNSRLMFALWNGYPNDAMGLKDAGAIDNIQAFTSATQHAVWHITDGYDSPLASQNDTTAKIYKVLIGEAQEFDYFNTKIKPQKVPTELKLSVYEPLNNVPNEGYKQWQNLISTEFVNEVGESVKPKPVKPGEGEGEKFFEFSFKKLDMDNNVPVIGAGLKIQDQNKKAGVKTSLEGVGTNIHQWDTSDTAQKIWLKPGAYLLYETKIAGGYVLPDSGLKTPLNMLEVNDDGKVTLADTGSKYVKTENTAINVYNKRNAEVPKPNSAGKKKIRISKFAEGATAQELKNAELALYKGEYSQEVPGDIVAIKTWISGPVIDVELDEGSYTLVEKNAPEGFDKAENIVFKNESGKVFLKNGDRWSETTKLVPVDATPFRAYSDFNDESTSWKGTPFGKFYYIDHDKKNESVDGDEVIYCFNVNRKAPMESYDYGESVNAWDKVEPKFKAEYDQKSMKGYAHKPRIEDPLKFGEAIQRVIYAGYPKNAMKFGDELTPAAFRTITQLAIYNFSDSFGLEEIAKLNENEAHGFFGILKPENVKIKEAYEKLIQYAVSDSELPEDSRVPFYVTNNIEYQNFIGTWMNPQSVIPVVEMIDKVIVPQDKAKTASVVFSKVVAGQGDELKGASLKVVKGEKADGEVVKSWTSTGTPETFALEPGVYTLVEDQAPLGFMKAEAITFRVGFDKDHANGMVEIKAGDKWTLAKNSVVVMQDKAKTASVVFSKVVAGQGDELKGASLKVVKGEKADGEVVKSWTSTGTPETFALEPGVYTLVEDQAPLGFMKAEAITFRVGFDKDHANGMVEIKAGDKWTLAKNSVVVMQDEREKTPDTPTKPEEPKTPEAPKVVPSPKFEDSKKSGLARTGLDLGVAGMVATGLIAAGVLGLAARKRNKA; encoded by the coding sequence ATGAACGCGAAGCTTGACGCGAAGTCGAGGTTTGGTGATGTTTTCAAAAGTTCGTTCATCTTTGTTGCAGCCATTGTAGCGTTGGTGTTCGGGCCGTTGAGAGCGATTGCTGCTGATGCGGATCTATACGAGGCCTATCAAATTGGAACTGAAAAAGAAAGTACTAACCAGTTCTTTATGCGAGAGGTGGGAAAGGAGGAAGGGAAACCTGTTTACTGTGTTAACCTTCATAAAGAAAGACCGCCTGTTAAAGAGCGTCTGAATTCGAATACAGGTAAAAAAGAGTTTCCGCAATACGCTAAGCAGGATGCTACATCTGACTTTGCCAGGTATACGGACGGTGATAAATCTTCTTTGAATTCTAGGCTGATGTTTGCCTTGTGGAATGGTTACCCGAATGATGCGATGGGTCTAAAAGATGCTGGAGCCATCGACAATATTCAAGCCTTCACTAGTGCCACACAGCATGCTGTGTGGCATATTACTGACGGTTATGATTCACCTTTAGCAAGTCAAAATGACACCACAGCGAAGATCTACAAGGTTCTTATTGGGGAAGCTCAAGAGTTTGATTATTTTAATACAAAAATTAAGCCTCAGAAAGTTCCAACGGAGCTGAAGCTAAGTGTCTATGAACCGCTTAATAACGTCCCTAATGAAGGATATAAACAGTGGCAGAATTTGATTTCGACGGAATTTGTAAATGAAGTTGGTGAATCTGTCAAGCCGAAGCCAGTAAAACCTGGCGAAGGTGAAGGTGAGAAGTTCTTCGAGTTTTCCTTTAAAAAACTTGATATGGATAATAACGTTCCAGTTATTGGTGCAGGTCTAAAAATTCAAGATCAGAATAAAAAGGCAGGTGTTAAGACTTCGCTAGAAGGGGTCGGCACTAATATTCACCAATGGGATACAAGCGATACAGCGCAAAAAATCTGGTTGAAGCCTGGTGCGTATCTTCTTTATGAAACTAAAATTGCTGGCGGTTATGTACTTCCAGACTCGGGTTTGAAGACTCCACTAAACATGCTAGAAGTGAATGATGATGGAAAAGTCACACTTGCAGATACTGGATCAAAGTATGTGAAGACTGAAAACACCGCCATCAATGTTTACAACAAGCGTAATGCTGAAGTGCCGAAACCTAACTCTGCAGGAAAAAAGAAGATTCGAATCAGTAAGTTTGCTGAAGGTGCGACTGCTCAAGAGTTAAAAAATGCTGAATTGGCTCTCTATAAAGGTGAATATAGTCAGGAAGTACCGGGCGATATTGTTGCTATAAAGACGTGGATTTCTGGACCTGTGATAGACGTGGAACTCGATGAAGGTAGTTACACTCTGGTCGAGAAGAATGCTCCTGAGGGTTTTGATAAAGCTGAAAACATTGTGTTCAAAAACGAAAGTGGCAAGGTTTTTCTCAAGAATGGAGATCGTTGGTCTGAAACAACTAAGCTTGTTCCTGTAGATGCCACGCCTTTCAGAGCTTATAGTGATTTCAACGATGAAAGTACTTCGTGGAAAGGTACACCTTTTGGTAAGTTCTATTATATTGATCATGATAAAAAGAACGAGTCAGTTGATGGCGATGAAGTAATTTACTGTTTTAATGTCAACCGCAAAGCTCCAATGGAATCCTATGACTATGGAGAAAGCGTTAATGCGTGGGATAAAGTTGAGCCGAAGTTTAAGGCAGAGTACGATCAAAAATCTATGAAAGGATATGCGCACAAACCGCGGATTGAAGATCCACTAAAGTTTGGCGAGGCAATCCAACGTGTCATCTACGCAGGTTATCCGAAGAATGCGATGAAGTTTGGAGATGAATTAACTCCAGCGGCTTTCCGTACTATCACACAGTTAGCGATTTATAACTTCTCTGATTCTTTTGGGCTTGAGGAAATTGCAAAGCTAAATGAGAATGAAGCTCATGGATTTTTTGGAATTCTGAAGCCTGAAAACGTAAAAATCAAAGAAGCGTATGAAAAACTCATTCAATATGCTGTGAGCGATTCTGAACTTCCAGAAGATTCTCGCGTGCCTTTCTATGTGACCAATAACATTGAATATCAAAATTTCATAGGTACTTGGATGAATCCACAATCGGTTATTCCAGTTGTGGAAATGATTGACAAGGTAATTGTACCGCAGGATAAGGCTAAGACTGCTTCGGTTGTGTTCTCGAAGGTTGTTGCTGGTCAAGGTGATGAGCTTAAGGGTGCTTCCTTGAAGGTTGTTAAGGGTGAGAAGGCTGATGGTGAGGTTGTGAAGTCGTGGACTTCGACTGGTACGCCTGAAACTTTTGCTCTTGAGCCGGGTGTCTACACTCTTGTTGAAGATCAGGCTCCGCTTGGTTTTATGAAGGCTGAGGCTATTACGTTCCGTGTTGGTTTTGATAAGGATCATGCTAATGGCATGGTTGAGATCAAGGCTGGGGATAAGTGGACTCTTGCTAAGAATTCTGTTGTTGTGATGCAGGATAAGGCTAAGACTGCTTCGGTTGTGTTCTCGAAGGTTGTTGCTGGTCAAGGTGATGAGCTTAAGGGTGCTTCCTTGAAGGTTGTTAAGGGTGAGAAGGCTGATGGTGAGGTTGTGAAGTCGTGGACTTCGACTGGTACGCCTGAAACTTTTGCTCTTGAGCCGGGTGTTTACACTCTTGTTGAAGATCAGGCTCCGCTTGGTTTTATGAAGGCTGAGGCTATTACGTTCCGTGTTGGTTTTGATAAGGATCATGCTAATGGCATGGTTGAGATCAAGGCTGGGGATAAGTGGACTCTTGCTAAGAATTCTGTTGTTGTGATGCAGGACGAACGAGAGAAGACGCCAGATACTCCGACTAAGCCGGAAGAGCCGAAGACTCCAGAAGCTCCGAAGGTTGTTCCAAGTCCAAAGTTCGAAGACTCTAAGAAATCTGGTCTTGCTAGGACAGGTCTAGATCTTGGTGTTGCTGGAATGGTAGCAACAGGTTTGATTGCTGCTGGTGTTCTTGGCCTTGCTGCTCGTAAGCGTAACAAGGCCTGA
- a CDS encoding transposase has protein sequence MQHQPLLLPPDVCDLIAPDALVRVIDQLVDHVDRDLLDRLYPGGGAPAYDPVMMLKVVLYSYASGIYSSRDIAKATRQDLHAM, from the coding sequence ATGCAGCATCAACCATTGTTGCTACCCCCAGATGTTTGTGACTTGATCGCCCCTGATGCTCTTGTCCGAGTCATTGATCAGCTAGTCGATCACGTCGACCGTGATTTACTGGATCGGTTGTATCCCGGAGGCGGAGCACCTGCATATGACCCAGTGATGATGCTCAAGGTCGTCTTGTACAGCTATGCCAGTGGCATCTACTCTTCCCGAGACATCGCTAAGGCCACTAGGCAAGATTTACACGCCATGTGA
- a CDS encoding endo-beta-N-acetylglucosaminidase: protein MHSPQRHTHRIIPKTLAASLAIALGLIAAPAYAADTVYNTGDKEVGTAQPKNMGHRLQDVRDWSPETDPYAPFLRADVPLQKRIDHDPTTQADPNLDGKAEIMLMQGDYGNSFFDNFRANNDANQHTLQFWQYADYWSPWHGSASVGTPRALYDPKTSKWQQRGFEFGIVDIPNPAWTNAAHRNGVKSIATIYFDPAFRPALTYREAFEKDKDSKEYRIAKQLVEMAKYYGYDGYFLNEEEGNLGSESEELRPLMQYLTRQGLYTQWYSNIGANWDSHKEKWTGLGDDKVMDSVFLNYRWNSSSAKGIAEKAKEKGYDPHKRVFFGVEANQAQLTNKHTTAKDIPGLYTSTDNHSPTASIALFTPSDYYHRGLDDDFKNISDPTNPVHQRDGFQWMVDARQRLYFSGGAKNPAKAEFGSKAKIDDVTSSSQMEWGGVADFVPARSVIRGNSFSTNFNIGRGLQWWSRGQLTSSEQWANMDSQSILPSWQWWVESEDSNVSLTADWDLGDTEKRFAKDGRTEVPLPFKAIGAYDGGSSLAIHGSSSKPATLNLFKTHVNITDKSQLNLVTQQASSSTAKVSLVVQFADSKEEIIPVTNILRGTWNISNVDLSKFAGKTATSIGLRFEDAKDYQLNLGSLSLTSGAGKPDAPSGVKIDRVYDDGQLVLSWDKAEYGDVVNYRVTALEETGESHLYEGFSHLVYVKKAPIGKVTYRVQAVGADGQFSDPVDIPVDMTKAPRGLAVASREVAEVSVAANKIKGTEALRTVAEGKESLTVSWDGSQISDDDPCLVVAHLQHRESGQLNDFSSVVPCASGKATVSIPVREGYPVDVTVRPQSLSYGVSVRADSADSLARPLPDSDLKIEGGKYRFFNPSTTDWAGLEVNWRDKDGKETAKTVHLRGDTIKSQWESHPKSDSIVQWRELPAQEGIFVTKLTDTAGNVTTQEWTIKDGALVSVVSDQKEAKPTMADIYSPGYEPVSLKQGEEKRVSLQYAKLLALPEGTTFTAREMPAFASVDKTSGDLILAGDAKPGHYQGTIDVVYTDGSRDVALVTFVVDKAEMAPTPGPSDPSPAPKPTPTPEKPKSVHETRHKTKENNLAKTGISIGGIGLIAVGLIAAGGAIRRSR from the coding sequence ATGCATTCTCCGCAGCGCCACACACATAGGATAATACCAAAGACTCTTGCCGCTTCTTTGGCCATAGCATTAGGGTTAATTGCTGCACCTGCTTATGCCGCAGATACGGTTTATAACACGGGCGATAAGGAAGTCGGTACTGCGCAACCGAAGAATATGGGGCACCGGTTGCAGGACGTTCGCGACTGGAGCCCAGAAACAGACCCCTATGCTCCCTTTCTTAGAGCAGATGTCCCGCTCCAAAAACGGATAGATCACGATCCTACAACCCAGGCGGACCCGAACCTTGATGGAAAAGCTGAAATCATGCTTATGCAAGGCGATTACGGCAACTCGTTCTTTGACAATTTTCGAGCAAATAATGATGCTAACCAGCACACATTACAATTCTGGCAGTATGCTGATTATTGGAGCCCATGGCACGGGTCAGCATCCGTAGGGACACCTCGAGCCCTCTACGATCCAAAAACTAGCAAATGGCAGCAGCGCGGGTTCGAATTCGGAATTGTTGACATCCCCAATCCGGCATGGACAAATGCCGCTCATCGTAATGGCGTAAAATCTATTGCCACTATCTACTTCGATCCGGCTTTTCGGCCGGCATTAACATATCGAGAAGCCTTCGAAAAAGATAAAGACAGCAAAGAGTATCGGATTGCGAAACAGCTTGTAGAGATGGCCAAATATTACGGCTATGACGGTTACTTCTTGAACGAAGAAGAAGGGAATCTTGGTTCAGAATCTGAAGAGCTCCGGCCTCTAATGCAGTACTTGACTCGACAAGGTCTCTATACACAGTGGTATTCAAATATCGGCGCTAACTGGGATAGCCATAAAGAAAAGTGGACTGGCTTGGGCGATGATAAAGTTATGGATTCCGTATTCCTTAACTATCGGTGGAATAGTTCGTCCGCAAAAGGTATTGCCGAAAAAGCTAAAGAGAAGGGCTACGATCCGCATAAGCGTGTCTTTTTCGGTGTAGAAGCTAACCAGGCGCAGCTCACTAATAAACACACAACGGCAAAGGATATTCCCGGTCTATATACTTCGACGGATAATCATTCCCCGACAGCTTCGATCGCGCTGTTCACGCCGTCGGACTATTACCATCGAGGGCTCGATGATGATTTTAAGAACATAAGCGACCCTACCAATCCGGTTCATCAGCGTGACGGTTTCCAGTGGATGGTTGATGCTCGCCAGCGTCTGTATTTTTCTGGCGGTGCGAAAAACCCTGCGAAGGCCGAGTTCGGGAGCAAAGCAAAAATTGACGATGTAACGTCTTCTTCCCAGATGGAATGGGGCGGAGTTGCTGATTTTGTTCCTGCTAGGTCGGTTATTCGGGGGAACTCATTTAGCACGAATTTCAATATCGGCCGTGGACTTCAGTGGTGGAGTCGCGGACAACTGACATCCTCAGAGCAGTGGGCGAATATGGATTCTCAGTCGATCCTTCCGTCGTGGCAGTGGTGGGTTGAGAGCGAGGATTCGAACGTTTCCCTTACCGCCGATTGGGATTTGGGTGATACGGAGAAGCGGTTTGCCAAAGATGGCCGCACGGAGGTTCCGCTCCCATTTAAGGCGATAGGCGCCTACGATGGCGGAAGCTCCTTGGCTATTCACGGATCGTCGTCGAAGCCCGCCACACTGAATTTGTTCAAGACGCACGTGAACATAACGGATAAATCTCAACTGAATCTAGTTACGCAGCAGGCGTCGTCATCGACTGCGAAGGTATCGCTGGTTGTGCAGTTTGCCGATTCGAAGGAAGAAATTATTCCAGTAACGAATATTCTTCGGGGGACGTGGAACATATCCAACGTCGATTTGAGCAAATTTGCTGGTAAAACCGCTACTTCAATCGGCTTGCGCTTCGAGGACGCGAAGGATTATCAGCTGAACCTGGGTTCGCTTTCACTGACGAGCGGAGCAGGTAAGCCTGACGCTCCTTCTGGAGTCAAGATTGACCGGGTTTATGACGATGGTCAGCTGGTGCTTTCGTGGGACAAGGCTGAGTATGGTGACGTGGTTAATTATCGCGTGACGGCTCTTGAAGAAACTGGAGAGTCGCATCTCTATGAAGGTTTTTCGCACCTTGTCTATGTGAAGAAAGCTCCGATTGGCAAAGTGACATATCGCGTTCAGGCCGTGGGTGCAGACGGCCAGTTCTCTGATCCGGTTGATATTCCCGTCGATATGACGAAAGCTCCGCGGGGACTCGCGGTGGCATCGCGTGAGGTAGCGGAAGTATCTGTTGCTGCGAACAAGATTAAGGGAACGGAAGCCTTGCGCACGGTTGCTGAGGGTAAAGAAAGTCTGACCGTTTCGTGGGACGGAAGCCAGATTTCTGACGACGATCCATGTCTTGTTGTTGCTCATTTACAGCATCGTGAATCAGGGCAGTTGAATGATTTTTCGTCGGTAGTTCCGTGTGCGAGTGGAAAGGCAACTGTATCAATACCTGTACGAGAGGGATATCCCGTCGATGTGACGGTTCGTCCGCAGAGTCTTTCGTATGGCGTGTCTGTGCGTGCTGATAGCGCGGATAGTCTCGCTCGGCCGTTGCCTGATTCTGATTTGAAGATTGAAGGTGGGAAGTATCGTTTCTTTAATCCGTCTACAACTGATTGGGCGGGTCTAGAAGTGAATTGGCGTGACAAGGATGGAAAGGAAACTGCTAAAACTGTTCACCTACGAGGAGATACTATTAAATCTCAGTGGGAATCACATCCGAAATCGGACTCTATCGTCCAGTGGAGAGAACTTCCTGCTCAGGAGGGAATCTTCGTCACGAAGCTAACTGATACCGCTGGGAATGTGACGACGCAAGAATGGACCATCAAGGATGGCGCATTAGTTTCTGTTGTGTCTGATCAAAAGGAAGCTAAGCCGACTATGGCAGATATTTATTCGCCTGGATACGAACCGGTTTCGCTTAAGCAAGGAGAAGAAAAACGGGTATCGCTCCAGTATGCGAAACTTCTTGCTCTTCCTGAGGGGACAACGTTTACTGCCCGGGAGATGCCTGCATTTGCATCTGTGGATAAAACGTCAGGGGATCTCATTTTGGCTGGTGATGCGAAGCCGGGACATTATCAAGGCACTATTGATGTTGTATACACGGACGGTTCCAGAGATGTTGCACTAGTGACGTTTGTCGTGGATAAGGCAGAGATGGCTCCGACTCCTGGGCCATCGGATCCTAGCCCAGCTCCTAAGCCAACCCCTACACCAGAAAAGCCCAAGTCTGTTCATGAAACCAGACATAAAACTAAAGAGAATAATTTAGCTAAAACGGGCATTTCTATTGGTGGGATAGGGCTGATTGCCGTTGGTTTGATCGCTGCTGGAGGCGCTATTAGACGTAGTCGGTGA
- the rplI gene encoding 50S ribosomal protein L9 — MKIILTHEVENLGAAGEVVVVKDGYARNFLLPRGYATVWTKGAQRQIDQIAESRRKRATEDIEAAREIREALESNVLTIAKTAGANGRLFGAVSTADVAVVASEVAGKPVDRRSVNLHTNIKSVGEYTGQVKLHADVVANIKIAVVAE, encoded by the coding sequence ATGAAGATTATCCTCACTCACGAAGTTGAGAACTTGGGTGCAGCTGGCGAAGTCGTCGTCGTTAAGGACGGCTACGCACGCAACTTCCTTCTCCCACGTGGCTACGCCACCGTGTGGACCAAGGGCGCTCAGCGTCAGATCGATCAGATCGCAGAATCCCGCCGCAAGCGCGCAACCGAGGACATCGAAGCAGCACGCGAAATCCGTGAAGCACTCGAATCCAACGTTTTGACGATCGCTAAGACTGCCGGTGCTAACGGCCGTCTCTTCGGTGCTGTCTCTACCGCCGATGTCGCTGTTGTGGCATCTGAAGTAGCTGGCAAGCCAGTTGATCGCCGCTCGGTTAATCTCCACACCAACATCAAGTCGGTTGGCGAATACACCGGCCAGGTCAAGCTTCACGCTGACGTGGTTGCAAACATCAAGATTGCTGTTGTTGCTGAGTGA
- the rpsR gene encoding 30S ribosomal protein S18 codes for MAKPVLRKPKKKSNPLKAAKIEVVDYKDTATLRKFISDRGKIRSRRVTGVTVQEQRQIARAVKNAREMALLPYTSSAR; via the coding sequence ATGGCAAAGCCTGTATTGCGCAAGCCAAAGAAGAAGTCCAACCCGTTGAAGGCAGCCAAAATTGAGGTTGTCGACTACAAGGACACCGCAACCCTACGCAAGTTCATCTCGGACCGCGGTAAGATCCGCTCCCGCCGAGTGACCGGCGTGACCGTCCAGGAGCAGCGTCAGATCGCACGTGCAGTCAAGAACGCACGCGAAATGGCTCTTCTTCCATACACGAGCTCCGCTCGCTGA
- a CDS encoding single-stranded DNA-binding protein, which produces MAGEPIITVVGNLTADPELKYVGSGTPVASFTVASTPRNLNRQTNEWEDGEAMFVRCSVWREYAENVTESLSKGMRVVVTGKLQVRNYQRQDGSQGTSIEMQVDEVGPSLRYATAQVNRTQGNGNRGGFNQGGYNQGGGQQQGRASYDAPAGGSAYDPWGQAPAGGSSFDDAPPF; this is translated from the coding sequence ATGGCTGGCGAACCGATTATCACCGTCGTCGGAAATCTCACCGCAGATCCAGAACTCAAGTACGTTGGCTCGGGCACGCCTGTCGCCTCGTTTACCGTGGCATCTACTCCGCGTAACCTGAACCGCCAAACAAACGAATGGGAAGATGGCGAAGCCATGTTCGTTCGTTGCTCAGTCTGGCGCGAATACGCAGAAAACGTCACCGAATCGCTATCCAAAGGTATGCGAGTTGTTGTGACCGGAAAACTGCAGGTACGCAACTACCAGCGTCAGGATGGATCGCAAGGTACATCCATTGAAATGCAGGTAGACGAAGTAGGGCCATCCTTGCGATACGCCACCGCGCAGGTGAACCGTACACAAGGCAACGGCAACCGTGGAGGTTTCAACCAAGGTGGATACAACCAGGGAGGTGGCCAGCAACAAGGCCGCGCTTCCTACGATGCCCCGGCCGGTGGATCCGCATACGATCCATGGGGCCAGGCACCAGCCGGCGGTTCGTCGTTTGACGATGCCCCGCCGTTCTAA
- the rpsF gene encoding 30S ribosomal protein S6, with product MRQYEMMIILDPETDERTLQGTLEKLLAVVPAEGGTLDNVDILGKRRLAYSINKKSEGIYVVVYMTATPATAQELDRQLGLNESIMRTKLLRYEPVTTTED from the coding sequence ATGCGTCAGTACGAGATGATGATCATCCTCGATCCTGAAACCGATGAGCGTACTCTCCAGGGAACACTTGAGAAGCTGCTCGCCGTTGTCCCAGCAGAGGGTGGCACCCTCGATAACGTGGACATCCTCGGTAAGCGTCGCCTCGCTTACTCGATTAACAAGAAGTCCGAAGGTATCTACGTTGTGGTCTACATGACCGCTACCCCGGCTACCGCTCAGGAACTTGACCGCCAGCTCGGCCTCAACGAGTCGATCATGCGCACCAAGCTCCTCCGCTACGAGCCAGTTACCACCACCGAAGACTAA
- a CDS encoding transglycosylase domain-containing protein translates to MTTKKTTKQPRKRGWNYPRAGYGKIHRWLPSWRFMLGSLFASIALGIGAFFGLYAAIDVPEPDDFALAQATNVYYGDATQKLGKFAEADRKSVELSEISPHVQHAVISSEDRGFYNNNGIDPKGILRALWNNIQGNPTQGGSTLTQQYAERYYTGQNSSIAGKIREAILAIKIDREQPKDHILNSYLNTIYFGRGAYGIESAAQKYYGVSAKDLTLAQSALLAAVIPAPSVWDPAVDPETSATKFQRVLRRMVEDEWITQADADAATFPETIEPGSGQSDFSGTNGYILQEVRNELTKLGGFTEEQLDRGGYTIVTTIDAGKQQAAVDAVNALPEDRPANNHVGMMSVDPQTGETLAMYGGRDFAARQQNSATQDRAQAGSVFKVFGVAAALKAGISPYQTYSSPASYTVPGTELTFHNFGNSSYGHLNMRDMAAYSVNTGFIKLNEKIGPSSTAAMAVELGLPQDLVGLDNAVGNILGSAAPTAKEMSRALSTLANGGQRLNNVHIVREVKDARGKVVYKGDTSAKRVLPEDVTTLASYVLQGGVAPYGTASTLSSFHRDIAAKTGTSTGPRSAWVATYTPNLVTVVDMYQVGDDGSEQDITPFGGVDLVTGATWPQKIAFKYFSTILDGVEKVKFPNAQTILSKKFPRPAPAPKKEEEKEEKPKEEKPAPEPTIPAPSLPEPSVPLQPDKPEEKPADPGLPGGEDPGIPLPEPPGKVNE, encoded by the coding sequence GTGACTACAAAGAAAACAACCAAACAGCCCCGCAAACGAGGCTGGAACTATCCCCGCGCTGGTTACGGAAAAATCCATCGCTGGCTCCCCTCCTGGCGCTTCATGCTCGGATCCCTTTTCGCATCCATTGCACTCGGGATCGGCGCCTTCTTCGGACTCTACGCGGCGATCGACGTGCCAGAACCAGACGATTTTGCGCTTGCTCAAGCGACCAACGTTTACTACGGCGACGCCACCCAAAAACTCGGCAAATTCGCAGAAGCAGACCGCAAATCGGTAGAGCTGAGCGAAATATCGCCACACGTCCAACACGCCGTCATATCATCAGAAGACCGTGGCTTCTACAACAACAACGGAATCGATCCAAAAGGCATCCTCCGTGCACTGTGGAACAACATCCAAGGCAACCCAACCCAAGGTGGATCCACGCTCACCCAACAGTATGCAGAACGCTACTACACCGGGCAAAACTCATCGATCGCTGGGAAGATACGCGAAGCCATCCTGGCCATCAAAATTGATCGCGAACAGCCTAAGGATCACATCCTCAACAGCTACCTCAACACGATCTACTTCGGGCGTGGAGCCTACGGCATCGAATCCGCTGCACAAAAATACTACGGAGTCAGCGCCAAAGATCTAACCCTCGCACAATCCGCACTACTCGCGGCAGTCATCCCGGCACCATCCGTGTGGGATCCGGCTGTTGATCCAGAAACATCCGCCACCAAATTCCAGCGCGTTCTACGCCGGATGGTAGAAGATGAATGGATCACTCAAGCCGACGCCGACGCGGCCACCTTCCCAGAAACAATCGAACCAGGAAGCGGCCAATCTGACTTCAGCGGAACCAACGGTTATATCCTCCAAGAAGTACGTAACGAACTCACCAAACTTGGCGGATTCACCGAAGAACAACTCGATCGCGGCGGCTACACGATCGTCACCACGATCGACGCCGGCAAGCAGCAAGCAGCCGTTGACGCAGTCAACGCACTCCCAGAAGATCGGCCAGCCAACAACCACGTTGGCATGATGTCCGTTGATCCACAAACAGGCGAAACACTGGCCATGTACGGCGGGCGCGATTTTGCGGCACGGCAGCAAAACAGCGCCACCCAAGATCGTGCGCAGGCAGGATCCGTATTCAAAGTGTTCGGCGTAGCCGCCGCACTCAAAGCAGGAATCTCCCCGTACCAAACCTACTCATCGCCTGCCTCCTACACCGTTCCAGGAACCGAGCTCACCTTCCATAACTTCGGAAACTCCTCCTACGGGCACCTCAACATGCGCGACATGGCTGCATACTCCGTCAATACCGGCTTCATCAAACTCAACGAAAAAATCGGGCCAAGCTCAACTGCCGCCATGGCAGTCGAACTCGGACTCCCACAAGACCTCGTTGGCCTCGATAACGCAGTCGGAAACATCCTCGGATCCGCCGCACCAACCGCCAAAGAAATGTCCCGAGCACTCTCCACGCTTGCCAACGGCGGGCAACGACTCAACAACGTCCACATCGTTCGTGAAGTAAAGGACGCGCGCGGAAAGGTCGTCTACAAAGGCGATACCTCCGCAAAGCGAGTCCTTCCCGAAGACGTCACCACACTCGCCTCCTACGTACTCCAAGGCGGCGTGGCACCCTACGGAACCGCCTCCACACTCTCCTCCTTCCACCGCGATATCGCAGCCAAAACCGGAACCTCCACCGGTCCGCGATCCGCTTGGGTGGCAACCTACACGCCAAATCTGGTGACCGTCGTCGACATGTATCAAGTAGGCGACGACGGAAGCGAACAAGACATCACCCCATTCGGCGGTGTTGACCTCGTTACCGGCGCAACCTGGCCACAAAAGATCGCCTTCAAGTACTTCTCTACCATCCTTGACGGCGTCGAAAAAGTGAAATTCCCGAACGCGCAGACGATCCTCAGCAAGAAATTCCCACGGCCTGCACCTGCGCCAAAAAAGGAAGAAGAAAAGGAAGAAAAGCCAAAAGAAGAAAAACCGGCTCCAGAACCAACCATTCCAGCGCCAAGCCTTCCAGAACCATCCGTCCCACTCCAGCCAGACAAACCTGAAGAGAAGCCAGCCGATCCGGGACTGCCAGGCGGGGAAGACCCTGGAATTCCTCTTCCGGAACCACCTGGAAAAGTCAACGAATAA